The DNA segment TTGGTCTTTCCCAAGCTGATCGTGCCGGCCTCCCGCAACCGTGTCACCGTGTGGGCGTCCACCTCCGGGACGGACTCGGCGAAGGCCCGCGAGCCGTACGTCGTGCGCACACCGGCGGTGTCGACCAGATCCTTGACAGCCGTCGGTACGCCGAACAGCGGTGAGGTGTCCTCCTTCCCCCGTCCCTTCTGGACCGCGGCGGCCTGCGCGACGGCCTCGTCGCCGGTGACGGTGAGAAAGGCTCCGTAGCGGTCGTTGAGCTCCTCGATACGGGCCAGTTGGTGCTGTACGAGTTCCAGGGGGCTGACCTCGCCCCTGCGTACGGCGGCGGCCTGGTCGAGTGCGCTGAGCTGGTGGAGGCCGGTCCCCGCCTGTGCGGTCGCTCCGGTTTCTCCGGTCACTTCCGTCATGTGCTGATCTCCTTCATCTCGGCGAGCTGCTCTGCCACCAGGCGCTCATGGGCCTCCGTGTCGCGGCGTGCGGCCCGCGGGCGCCAGCGGCCTGTCATCACGAAGAGGCAGGGCAGGAAGAGGACTTGGCCTCCCAGGCAGACCCACCACCAGGTCTGCCACTCGTGCGCGTTGTGTGCGGCTGCTTGCTGCACCTCCGGACCGTGGTCGCGGAGGATCTTCAACTGCGGGGCGGCCCTCTGGACGGTCTGCAGGCCGCCCGCGCCGACCTCCTTCACCGCCCGCGCCACCAGCGGTGCGGGCGCCCTGCCCGGGGGATGGGAGGAGAGCTGCGCGAAGAGCTGCGGATGGGCCCTTGTGATGGCCAGGGCGGGGGCAGCCTGCGCGGAGGCCTGTCTGACCTCCGTGCCGTGTTCGATGAGCGGGGTCACGGTGCTCACGACCAGCGGCAAGCAGGCCGCGGAGGCGGCGACCGTGATCCGTATGAGCCACCCCCACACGGCCAGTCCGGTCGCGATGGCCGCGGGGTTGTGCCGCTCGACCGTCTCGGTGAAGCTCGCCATCCACGGTGAGTACGCGACGCCGCTGGTGGCACCGATGCCTGCCACGATGAACGCGAAGGTGTAATAGCCCGTGTGGGGCTGGGTGGTGTGCAGCACGAACGCGAGGGTGAATCCGATCGAACCGAGCGCGCCGATCAGCATGAACGGCTTGCGCACCCGCAGGCGGTCGGAGACGAGACCGGCCAGTACCAGGAAGACCGCGTTCGTCCCCCAGTACCAGTTGAGCAGGGAGTTCGTACGCTGCGCCGAGTATCCGAAATTCGTGGCGAAATAGACGACGAAGTTGCCGACCGCGGCGAAGTACAGCAGGAGGTAGAGGCTGACGGCGAGAGCCGAGCCGAGGACGTCGGCACGGAGCATCTGGCGCCACTGTCCGTGCAGGGCCGACTCGGCGTCGATCCCCTTGGCGCGGGCCTCGACCAGCGCACGGTCGCGCAGGCTCACCATGATCTGGCCGCGCAGTGCCGGGGCGAGTTCCCGCAGGCCGAGGAGCGCCGCCACGAACACGACCAGTCCGGCGACCCCCGCGTAGCGGATCTCCGCCTGCCAGGTGGTGGTGCCCGTGAAGGTGCGTCCGGTGACCGCCGTGACCACGAGACTTCCGACGACCGGGCCCATCGTCCAGTACCCCATGGCCGAGGCGCGGCCGAGCTGCGGCGAGAAGTCGCGGATCAGGGCCGGGGTGGCCACCAGGATCATGCCTTCGACGAGTGCGACGCACGCGTAGATGACCAGATAGCTCACCTTGCCGGGCGCGTTCGGCAGGGCGAACGTGGTGAGCAGGCCGACCAGGAGCAGGCCGTACACCGCGATGTTCGCCCGTCCCCAGCGGTCGGCCAGCCCGGCAACGAGGGAGGCGAAGGCCCCGACCGCGTTCGCGGCCACCGAGATGTAGACGAAGTACTGGAACGTCATGTGGTAATGGCTGATGATGGCCGTCGACACGGCGTACTGGACGTAGAGCTGGTAGTACAGCACGACCGTGGCGAGCACCACGATCGCCAGATACCAATAGCGACGACGACTCTCCGGGTAGCGATCCAGCTGACGGTTGACCAGACCTCTCCACGCTGAAGGGAACGCCCGGCCCGCCGGCCGCGCTGTCCCCGCCGGTGACGAAACCGTCATCCTGGCCTCCCTGCCGATGAGTGCGTGCGCCTCCGCGCATGGTCGGGAGGGTAGTACCGACTGGTCGGTATGGGCCAGGGGTGCGGAAGGGATTACGGAAGGGATTCGTGTGGTGGAACGCCGCGGAGGGCGGGCCCGCCCGCTATGTCGCGGAGGTCCCGGTGCGGTCGGCGATGTGGGGTGGGGCGTTGGTGCCGGGGGTGAGCAGGGGGTCCGGTTCGAGGGTGCCCCAGGTGGTGTGGAGAGGGAGCGTGCCTGCCCATACGCCCAGTTCGGCGTCGGGGCTCTCGCCGTCGTCCGGGGGGCCGGTGCGGATCTTCACCGATGCCTCGTCCAGGGAGAGGGCGAGCAGGGCGGTGGCGGCCAGTTCCTTGCGGTTCGGGCGGCGGGCGTAGTCCCACTGGCCCGGGGTGGCCTGTTCGGTGAGGCAGCGCAGGCCCTCGGTCTTCTCGTCGGGATCGGTGACGGAGCGGGGGATGCCGAAGACCATGGCGCTGCGGTAGTTGACGCCGTGCTCGAAGACCGAGCGGGCCAGTACCAGTCCGTCCACGTGGGTCACGGTGACGCACACGGCTGTCTCCGGGGACGCGGCCAGGCTGCGGCTGGCGACGGAGCCGTGGAAGTAGAGCGTGGTGCCGTCCGATCCGTAGACCGTGGGCACGACCATCAGGGTGCCGTCCACGGTCACTCCGAGGTGGCAGATGAAGCCCGCGCCCAGGATGGCGTCGAGGTCGGCGCGTTCGAGGCTGCCCTGTTCGCGGAGCCGGCGGTGGCGTGAAGGGAATGGTTCAACGAATTCCATAACTGCGGGTGGTCCGGCGACTCCGTACGAGCCGGTGGTCGGCGGGTTGCGCGGGGCGGGGAGAGCCGGATGGGCTGCCGTGACTACCGTTGCCCCAGTACCCCCGGCGAACCGACCTCTGGAGAACTCCCGTGTCCGTACCCCTCGGTGAGGAAGTGGTGGCGCTGCTGCGCGGCCCCAGCACCTGCTACATCGCCACGACGATGCCCGACGGCTCGCCCCAGCTCACCCAGACATGGGTCGACACCGACGGCGAGCACGTCCTGATCAACAGCGTTGAGTCGCATCAGAAGACCCGGAACATCGCACGCGACCCGCGGGTGGCCGTCGCGGTCTCCGACCCGTCGGAGCCGGCCTCGTACGTCCAGATCCGCGGCCGGGTGGTGCGTGTGACCACCGAGGGGGCGGTCGACCACATCGAGGCGCTCGCGCAGAAGTATCTCGGCGGGCCCTACCCGTGGTTCGGCGGCCGTGACCAAGTCCGGGTGATCTATGTGATCAGCCCCGAACGGATCAGCGGCCCCCGCGGCTGAACGCCGCTGTTCCTTGCGGTCCGCCTGCCCCAACAGAATGCTTTCGAGTGGGAGTTGGGGCGGCCGGCGGGGAAGTCTGCGGTACGGACCGAAGCAGTCGAGGCGGCGCGACGCGCGCGTTCCGGCCCGTCCCGGACGCCGCGGGTGACCGCGAGTACGTTCGTGACGAATGTTCGCCCTTCCCGAACGGGGTACGTCCATGCCGCCGGTCTTCGTCTCCACCCTGCTGAGGTGGCTGCTGAGCGCGCAGCAGCGCCGGCTCCACGTGCGGGCATCGCTGTGGGCAGCGGTGATCACCGCGATCGTGCTGCTCGGCGGGGCGTGGCTGGTCGTGCGCGCGGAGGCGTCGGCGCCGCGCGCCACCATCACCTCCTTTCCCCTCGCGGTGTGGTGGTCCATCGAGACCGCGACCACGGTCGGGTACGGAGACATGTATCCGGTGACGGCGTGGGGGCGTGTCATCGCCTGCGTGGTGATGTTCGTCGGCATCGCCCTGTTCGGGATCGTGACGGCGGCCCTCGCGACCTGGTTCGTCGGCGGCGCAGCCCGCAGCCTGCGGGTACTGGGCGGGACGCTCAAGCACGCCGAGTACGCGGGGCGCGAGGACGCCTCGGACGAGGTCAGGGCCCTGCACGAGCGATTCGACCGGCTTGAGCGGCTCCTGCGGGAGGGCGGCGGGCCGGCCGCACCGCGCTGAGGCCGACGAACTCCGGCCGCGCGGTCCCGCCGACGCGGATGTGTGACGACGGCAGCTCAGGCCGAGAAGATGCGCGCGATGAAGAAGGCGGAGAAGAGAAGCGCGCCCAGCAGGATGAGCCCGGCCCACAGGCGCGGGTGTTCCCACATGCCGCCGTCGGGGCGTTCCTCGTGGGCTTCGGCGATACAGCCCTCGGCAGGCGGGGTCTCGCCGGGAGGAGTGATGACATCAACCATGAATCCATGGTGAGTCCGTACGAAGCTTTCCGCATCCGGCGGCGTCCGGCGCTCCGGGATCACAGCCCCCGCCGGATCGCGCCCCTGCCCGGCCCGTTCCGTCCTGACCACCACGTCGGCGCCGGCGCCGGGGTCAGGCGTGTGCCTGTACGTCCGCCACGACGTTCTTGTCCAGCGCCGCGCGTACCAGCGCCGCCGCGAGGGCAGCGGGGTCATGACGGCCGGTCGGCCGCGCCTGCTTCGCCAGCTCTGCCAGTTTCGCCGGTGAGGCCGGAAGGCCCAGCTGCTCCGCGCCCTGCAGTGCCTTCTTGTCGAAGTAGGGCGCTGTCTCCGGCCACACGTCCTGCGCCTCGCGCAGGAAGATGTCCGCGCCCGCCGGACCGATGCCAGGTGTCCGGCGAAGGCCGTCCCGCAACGCGTCGAGGTCGCCGTCGGCCGACCGGCGAAGGCGCCGCAGGTCGCCGCCGTACGCATCGAGCAGCAGCTCGGCCCCCTCGGCGAGCTGGGTGGCGGTCTTCTCGTCGTAGCGGCGGTAGCCGCCCTCCCCGAGAGCGTCCACGCGTTGCTGCCAGGTCGCTTCGAGCATGTGGCGCGGTGTGCGCAGGCCCTGCTTGAAGAGTGCATGTGCGGCGGCCACCGCGACGGACGCCCTGATCCGGGCGCTCAGGAGGTGACTGAGCACCAGCAGCTGATACAGGGGCTGGGGGGTGTCCCGCAGCCGGATGCCCGCCTCGTCGGCGAACGTCCTGCCGTGCTCCGTGAGCAGGGCCTCCATCGTCCTACGGTTGTTCACAACCGATCATCTCCTCCCGGCATCG comes from the Streptomyces sp. NBC_01471 genome and includes:
- a CDS encoding MFS transporter is translated as MVLATVVLYYQLYVQYAVSTAIISHYHMTFQYFVYISVAANAVGAFASLVAGLADRWGRANIAVYGLLLVGLLTTFALPNAPGKVSYLVIYACVALVEGMILVATPALIRDFSPQLGRASAMGYWTMGPVVGSLVVTAVTGRTFTGTTTWQAEIRYAGVAGLVVFVAALLGLRELAPALRGQIMVSLRDRALVEARAKGIDAESALHGQWRQMLRADVLGSALAVSLYLLLYFAAVGNFVVYFATNFGYSAQRTNSLLNWYWGTNAVFLVLAGLVSDRLRVRKPFMLIGALGSIGFTLAFVLHTTQPHTGYYTFAFIVAGIGATSGVAYSPWMASFTETVERHNPAAIATGLAVWGWLIRITVAASAACLPLVVSTVTPLIEHGTEVRQASAQAAPALAITRAHPQLFAQLSSHPPGRAPAPLVARAVKEVGAGGLQTVQRAAPQLKILRDHGPEVQQAAAHNAHEWQTWWWVCLGGQVLFLPCLFVMTGRWRPRAARRDTEAHERLVAEQLAEMKEIST
- a CDS encoding pyridoxamine 5'-phosphate oxidase family protein; this translates as MEFVEPFPSRHRRLREQGSLERADLDAILGAGFICHLGVTVDGTLMVVPTVYGSDGTTLYFHGSVASRSLAASPETAVCVTVTHVDGLVLARSVFEHGVNYRSAMVFGIPRSVTDPDEKTEGLRCLTEQATPGQWDYARRPNRKELAATALLALSLDEASVKIRTGPPDDGESPDAELGVWAGTLPLHTTWGTLEPDPLLTPGTNAPPHIADRTGTSAT
- a CDS encoding ion channel, with protein sequence MPPVFVSTLLRWLLSAQQRRLHVRASLWAAVITAIVLLGGAWLVVRAEASAPRATITSFPLAVWWSIETATTVGYGDMYPVTAWGRVIACVVMFVGIALFGIVTAALATWFVGGAARSLRVLGGTLKHAEYAGREDASDEVRALHERFDRLERLLREGGGPAAPR
- a CDS encoding PPOX class F420-dependent oxidoreductase — encoded protein: MSVPLGEEVVALLRGPSTCYIATTMPDGSPQLTQTWVDTDGEHVLINSVESHQKTRNIARDPRVAVAVSDPSEPASYVQIRGRVVRVTTEGAVDHIEALAQKYLGGPYPWFGGRDQVRVIYVISPERISGPRG
- a CDS encoding endonuclease: MEALLTEHGRTFADEAGIRLRDTPQPLYQLLVLSHLLSARIRASVAVAAAHALFKQGLRTPRHMLEATWQQRVDALGEGGYRRYDEKTATQLAEGAELLLDAYGGDLRRLRRSADGDLDALRDGLRRTPGIGPAGADIFLREAQDVWPETAPYFDKKALQGAEQLGLPASPAKLAELAKQARPTGRHDPAALAAALVRAALDKNVVADVQAHA
- a CDS encoding DUF6480 family protein, which produces MVDVITPPGETPPAEGCIAEAHEERPDGGMWEHPRLWAGLILLGALLFSAFFIARIFSA